The genomic segment CGAATCAAGACACAATTGATGTTGCGCTGAACCGGGCGGCTGGGCTGCCTGCCGCATGTCCCAATCTGCTGAGTTTGCGCGACGGGCTGACGGCCACCAAGCCGCCCTGGGGATTCGCGCACGATGTTTCCCTCTCGCAGATTGGAAAGGGAGAGAGTGCATTCGCGCGAGCGCGCCTCGCGATGGAGCAGTGGGCGGAGTTCGACCTGGGCTGGGTGCGGGTGGCGAATCCCACTGCGGATGTGCGCAAGGGCGAGTTGGTCGCGGTTGAAGCGCACACGGTGGGCTTGTGGTCGCTGAATCTGAGCCGGATTGTTGAGACCGTTAACACGCCCGACCGGATCGGATTTCTGTATGCTACGACCGCATTGCACATCGAGGAAGGGCAGGAGCGGTTTCTGATTGAGCTCGACCGCTCGTCGGGGCGGGTGCTGTACCTGATCGAAGCTGTTTCGCGGCCGCGGCATTTGCTGGCGCGGCTGGGCTGGCCGCTGGGCCGGGCGATGCAGAGCAGGTTCCGCCGGGACTCGCATGCCCGGATGCGGCGGTCTGATCGGTGAGGCGGTGGTCTCGGCGCAATTTCACCTGGACGCGGTAAAGAGCACGACGAGGGCTCGCAGACGCTCCTTTTGAAGTCTGCGCGGAAACCGTCCGGTTCTGGTTAACTCGGCTATCCCGTGGAGATTCGCCCAAAACAGCTCTGCAACGATCTCGGGTTTGTCACTCTGCTCCTTGAACAGCTCCAGGAGTTGCGTGAATCCGAATCGCAGTTCCGCAGGCGTAGCCATTTCACCGAACGGAACGCTCAGCCCGATTGAAAACATCACCTCGTACATCGCGGGCGAGGCCTCTGCGAAGCGAAGATAGGCAGCCGCGACCGATTCGACCGCAGCTCCTCGTTTTGCCCGTGTGCGCGCCCTCTCCAAAACCAAGCCGATTTCCTTGAAACCCTCGATGGCAACCGCGGCCAGGATGGTCTCGCGGCTTTCGAAGTGAGAGTACAAGACGGGCTGACTGTATGAAATCTCATCCGACAGCCGCCGAATGGTTACGCTGGGCCACCCCTCACGCTCCGCGATCCGCCGTGCCGCCGTGATGATCTGTTCTCGCCGGGCCTGCTTCTCACGTGATTTTCGGCCTGCTATGCGGTCATTCGCCATCGTCGGTCTTTCCAGTGATAGGAATTCTAGCGCTGTTAAATTGTACGGCCGATTTGTGCATCTTTTCGGGATGGGCCCAATCATACCTAGCATTGCTAGTTTTTCTAGCACAAGAAAAGGATACGCTATGCACAACACCATCCCGCTTATTCTGGCCGTTCTCATTGCCGCCGGAATTATCGTCATCGGCTGCTTCTACGTTGCATCTCCTGAAGGAATATCAAAAGATTTTGGCCTGAGGCCAGCTGCACCGGATGCCGACACCCGTGCGTGGCTACGTCTCAAAGGAATTCGTGACATCGCTTCGGGACTAGTGGTCCTGACCCTGATGCTGGCTGCCGACCACCGCACAGTGGGAATCGTGATGCTCGTATTTGCAACCATACCCTTCGGCGACATGGCCAACATTCTTGTTTCCGGCGGAAGGAAGGCGACGGCGTTTTCCTTCCATGGCATCACCTGCGCAGTGATGCTTGTCGCCGGCCTCTTGTTGATCCACGCCATCTGAACCGAAACCATCACAAGAGAGGCATAGACATGACTCAATGGATGATCTATCTGGCAGTCCTGCTCGGAATTGTCAGCACTGCGGCGGTATTCGGCACGGACATGTTCTTTTTGACGATAGGCCGTGCTGCGCTCTGGCGGACATCCGCGGCGGCAGGAACCGAGGTCATGGGCTTCTTCCATTTGTTTGCCGATGCGCGGATGCCGATCTGGGGCGTCGTGGCAACCCTGTCCAACATTGTTTTGGCCGTGATGAGCGGGAGTGCGCAGCGCTGGTTTTATCTCGCATCACTCCTGATGCTGATTCTCTTTGTCGTTATCTACGCCCGGCTGTCGAAACCGATTAATCAGGTTCAAACCAAAGCGGCAATGGCAGGGCTGCCACTTGAGAACGCTCGAGAACTACAAGCGGCCTGGGATCGATCGCTATTCATCCGTGCCCCGCTGCTCGTTGTGTCACTGGTCGCGCAGTGCCTGGTGCTGTTGGCAAGTTGAGGCATGGTGGCCGGCTAACAGCGCCGCATGCAGGCGCACCGCGTTCCTGATTCTACCGGGTGCAGAAAAAACGCTTTACACAAGGGGGGGCATCTGTTTCTCTTCTCTGTGGAGTCTCTGGCGGCTCTAGAAGGGTGCTCGAACAAAAGTACGTCACGGACGGCTGGTTGGGTAACCGAAATGCACGATGATGAGCGTGCCTCCGCCAGAGCATATCTCGGCCACTCACAGGGAGCATTGCATGGTGAATCGAAGAATCGGTGCAGCCGCCGCCCTCTTGTTCAGCGGAGCACTCGCCTCCGTAGGCGCCCAGCAGAACCCGCCCACTCCGCCGCAGCAACTGAGGGTAGCGATTGACACCCAGCAAACCGCCCGGCCCGTTTCGCCCTACGAATATGGCATGTTCATCGAGCACATCGGCGCGCTGATCTATCGCAGCCTTTGGTCGGAGATGCTGGATGACCGAAAGTTTTACTTCCCCATCAAGCCGGAAGAACCCCAAGCTGCCGCGCCCGCCCAGGGCGGCCCATTCCGCAACATGCAACTGCGGAAGTGGCATCCCATCGGTCCTGCGGAAGCAGTGGTGATGGACAAAGAGCATCCGTTCGTCGGCGAACAGAGCCCGCGCATCGAACTTGACGCATCCTCGCCGCACGGCATACGACAGTCCGGTTTCACCCTCGTAAAAGGGAGGAAATATACCGGCCACATCTGGCTGCGCGCCACACTGGGCGCAAAGATGAAGATCGCGCTTGTCTGGGGTGAAGGCGCCAACGATCGTCAGGTGGTCGCGGTTCCGCCTCCTTCAAACATTTATAAGGAAGCGTCTTTCAACTTCGTAGCCGGAGCTGACACCGAGGCCGGCGCATTCGAGATCACCGGGACAGGCACGGGCAGCTTTCATGTGGGCGCCGTTTCGCTCATGCCAGCAGACAATGTCGATGGGTTCCGCCCTGAGGTCATCGCGCAACTGAAGCAGCTGCATTCGGGATTCTGGCGGCTGCCGGGCGGCAATTTCATCTCCGATTTCAATTGGTATCACTCAGTCGGCCCGCGCGATAAGCGGCCGCCCAATTTCGACTACGCATGGAACGCCATGCAGACGAATGATGTCGGCATGGATGAACTGATGACGTTCTGCAAACTTATCGGCGTCGAGCCTTACATCACGGTCAATGCTGGATTCGGTGATGCGCACTCGGCTGCCGAAGAAGTGGAGTACATGAATGGCGCCGCCACTACGCACATGGGTACGGCGCGCGTCCGTAACGGACATCCCGAGCCATATCACGTCAGATTCTGGAATGTCGGCAATGAGCCGTACGGGCAATGGCAACTGGGGCGCACCGATCTGAAGTACTACCTGATGAAGCACAACGAATTCGCGAAGGCTATGCGCGAGGTCGACCCATCGATTACGTTGCTGGCCTCAGGTTCCATGCCGGAGGAGGCGATTCTGGAAGGCGTCGCCGCCGACTGGCACATTCCCTTCGATCAGGCCGGTATCTGTTCCGACGCGGATTGGACCTGTGGCTTCCTCAAACACGACTGGGGCAATTTCGACGGCATCACAGAGCACTGGTACACGCGGGCCGGCACGCACTGGGACCGCGAGCGCGCTGAGAAGGGCATCAAGGTCGGCCGTCTCGAAGCTGGTCTCGTACCCGACGACGAAACGAATCTCGACTGGGTTCGCCGTCCTTCCGACCGCGTTCGCCTCAAGGCCGAAGAGTGGCAAGAATATGAGAAGCAGTTCCCCGAAATGAAGACGAAGCAGATCTTCATGTCGAATGACGAATACGCTTACACCGGCGGCCAAACCGATCTGAAACTTGCGCTGGCCTACGCCATGGTGCTGAATGAAATGCTGCGCGAAACAGACTTCCTGCGCATGACGGCGTTCACCATGGGCGTTTCCACGCTCGACTTCAACCAAACCGCCGCGACGCTGAACACTAATGGACTCCTTTTCAAACTGTATGGCGAACTTCTCGGCAGCGGCTCCATTCCTGTCGCGCTCACGGGTAACTCTCCGCAGTCGGTTCCCACGCAACACATGATCGGGGACCTTCCGCGAACCAGTGCCGGCAGCCCAACCTATCCGCTGGATATGTTCGCGGCGCTCAGCGCAGATCGCAAGTTCCTAACGCTGGCCGTTGTGAATGCCACGGACTTCGAGCAGAGACTGGATCTCAGCGTGAATGGATTGCGGCTGAGCGGCAATGCAAAGCTGTGGCGCATGACCGGCAAGACTCTGGATGCCGCGAACAAAGTGGGACAACCGCCGCAGGTGGAAGTGAAGGAATCGGCAGTCAGCGGAGCACCATCGACGCTAGCCGTCGCGCCGATAAGCGTGGAGATTTTTCGGTTCCCAGTCGGGCAGTAAGCGTTGCGCGGATCCGCCGTGTCAGCAAGGAATCCTTGAACAGGAGTGTATGCGTGCAGCGAAGAGATTTCTGCAACTTGATTGCGATGTCTGCAGCCTCAACGGCTCCGCCGGGATTTGCCCAGGCGTCGCCGGATAGCCAGTCCGCATTGCCGGAAGGATTCAATCACTATGCCCACGACTAAGCCGAGTTCTGTGCATTGCCGCCTGAGAAACGGGTCTTCTACAAAGTGAGCGGCGGAAAGATTGTGGAGACGAAGCTGGACGAGTCCAATTGGCAGCAGCCGGCATGGAACTACAATCCGGCTCCCTCGCCAATTGCTGGCGGTATGTGGGACGACGTGCCTCTGAACTCGCCGGTTTTGGGACTCGCCGGCGACGGCCCGTTCCAGCCTTCTTGGGATTCACTGCTTGAATACGAGGCGCCCGAATGGTACCAGGACGCGAAGTTCGGAATCTGGGCGCACTGGAGTCCGCAGTGCGTGGCCGAAGCCGGGGACTGGTATGCTCGCAATGTTTATGTCGAGGGGCAGCGCCAATATGAATATCACCTCGATCATTACGGGCCGCCATCGCGCTTCGGATACAAGGATCTCTGCGCTCAATGGACGCTTCTGAACTGGCAGCCCGACGAGCTAATCGCGCGCTATAAAAAGCTGGTGCCAGAATCTTCGTAGCGCTCGCCAATCACCACGACAACTTCGACGCGTGGAATTCGAAACACCAGCCGTGGAACTCAGCGGCTATTGGTCCGCATCGCGATGTCAAAGATGTTCCCGATCGCCTTGCAAAAGCCGTCGTTGCCGATTATGAACGCGGGCTCACTGCCGAGGTGTGACCTCGTGGATGGAGGTCAATGGCGAAGCCATCTATGAGACTCGATCGTGGAAGATCTCCGGCGAAGGTCCCAACATGGTGAAGGCCGGATCCTTCCAGGGTGGTAGCGTCAGCAAACTCGGAGAGAAGGACATCCGCTTCACGCGCAACAAAGCGAACAGTGTCGTCTACGCTATCGTGCTCGGTTGGCCTGCAGAGCCGATTCTCATCAGCTCACTCGGCTTATCAGCGAAGACCAGCCCGGGTAAGATCGCGCGCGTGGAGTTGCTAGGAACAGCGGAGCGATTTGAATGGAGGCAACAAGCGGATGCCCTTCGCGTGGCACTTCCAAAGTCCTATCGGCCGCGGGTGGACTACGCTGCCGCGCTCAAGGTGATGCTTGCGTAAAGCCACCGCAGGGCTGTCCGAGACCCGGGAACTGCTCGATTCGTTGAGCGCAGAGAAGTACCGCCTATGAGCGTATAGGGAGCGCACGGCTGCCGATCGGACGCACGCCATTTTCTGTATCTAGAAATGCCAGCCAGGAGTGGTTCGGAGCGAGAATCTCTTCCAGCTCCGGTTCGCTGAGAACCATGCAAGCGGTGGAGAGGGCATCGGACTCGGCGGCGCTATCGGCAATAACCCAGGCCCGAAGTTGGCGTGACGCGGGTTGGGCCGTGCGGGGGTCGAGAATGTGCGCTCCCTTGACGGCGACGCCTGA from the Occallatibacter riparius genome contains:
- a CDS encoding DUF1990 domain-containing protein, translated to MFSLTRPNQDTIDVALNRAAGLPAACPNLLSLRDGLTATKPPWGFAHDVSLSQIGKGESAFARARLAMEQWAEFDLGWVRVANPTADVRKGELVAVEAHTVGLWSLNLSRIVETVNTPDRIGFLYATTALHIEEGQERFLIELDRSSGRVLYLIEAVSRPRHLLARLGWPLGRAMQSRFRRDSHARMRRSDR
- a CDS encoding TetR/AcrR family transcriptional regulator, which gives rise to MLEKLAMLGMIGPIPKRCTNRPYNLTALEFLSLERPTMANDRIAGRKSREKQARREQIITAARRIAEREGWPSVTIRRLSDEISYSQPVLYSHFESRETILAAVAIEGFKEIGLVLERARTRAKRGAAVESVAAAYLRFAEASPAMYEVMFSIGLSVPFGEMATPAELRFGFTQLLELFKEQSDKPEIVAELFWANLHGIAELTRTGRFPRRLQKERLRALVVLFTASR
- a CDS encoding DUF4267 domain-containing protein; this encodes MHNTIPLILAVLIAAGIIVIGCFYVASPEGISKDFGLRPAAPDADTRAWLRLKGIRDIASGLVVLTLMLAADHRTVGIVMLVFATIPFGDMANILVSGGRKATAFSFHGITCAVMLVAGLLLIHAI
- a CDS encoding alpha-L-arabinofuranosidase C-terminal domain-containing protein, with the translated sequence MVNRRIGAAAALLFSGALASVGAQQNPPTPPQQLRVAIDTQQTARPVSPYEYGMFIEHIGALIYRSLWSEMLDDRKFYFPIKPEEPQAAAPAQGGPFRNMQLRKWHPIGPAEAVVMDKEHPFVGEQSPRIELDASSPHGIRQSGFTLVKGRKYTGHIWLRATLGAKMKIALVWGEGANDRQVVAVPPPSNIYKEASFNFVAGADTEAGAFEITGTGTGSFHVGAVSLMPADNVDGFRPEVIAQLKQLHSGFWRLPGGNFISDFNWYHSVGPRDKRPPNFDYAWNAMQTNDVGMDELMTFCKLIGVEPYITVNAGFGDAHSAAEEVEYMNGAATTHMGTARVRNGHPEPYHVRFWNVGNEPYGQWQLGRTDLKYYLMKHNEFAKAMREVDPSITLLASGSMPEEAILEGVAADWHIPFDQAGICSDADWTCGFLKHDWGNFDGITEHWYTRAGTHWDRERAEKGIKVGRLEAGLVPDDETNLDWVRRPSDRVRLKAEEWQEYEKQFPEMKTKQIFMSNDEYAYTGGQTDLKLALAYAMVLNEMLRETDFLRMTAFTMGVSTLDFNQTAATLNTNGLLFKLYGELLGSGSIPVALTGNSPQSVPTQHMIGDLPRTSAGSPTYPLDMFAALSADRKFLTLAVVNATDFEQRLDLSVNGLRLSGNAKLWRMTGKTLDAANKVGQPPQVEVKESAVSGAPSTLAVAPISVEIFRFPVGQ
- a CDS encoding alpha-L-fucosidase C-terminal domain-containing protein; the protein is MTSWMEVNGEAIYETRSWKISGEGPNMVKAGSFQGGSVSKLGEKDIRFTRNKANSVVYAIVLGWPAEPILISSLGLSAKTSPGKIARVELLGTAERFEWRQQADALRVALPKSYRPRVDYAAALKVMLA